A part of Microbulbifer sp. MI-G genomic DNA contains:
- the tssM gene encoding type VI secretion system membrane subunit TssM, which produces MKRLRDFFTSKWVVGLIGLLALSLLIWFGADYIKFGSDNATLSPTIRIIIIAFIFALWLAWNLSQWLVERRQNQALIQGIEASQEVAQDPDEAHSREELDALSGRFREAMDVLRNARFKSEKGRVSLYQLPWYVIIGPPGCGKTTALVNSGLEFPLAQSHGKAALGGVGGTRNCDWWFTNDAVLIDTAGRYTSQDSHRVYDNTAWQAFLGLLKRYRRRRPINGAVVAISLQDLMVQTEEQRQQQAKTIRQRVNELQRELGIRFPIYLTFTKCDLVAGFSEFFDNLSQAEREQVWGISFPREVDATAGARLDNFKSEFDQLIERLNQRVLWRVHQERNIEKRALLQGFPARMENLSGVLTEFVKQSFEPNRYETVPMVRGIYFTSGTQEGSPVDRMMASVTADFGLERNVGPRFQGAGKSFFLHRLLKDVVFPEAELVGVNRKIETANQWLRRGIYAALAMVFVGAVFLWSGSLAQNTVSMGEVSDHLAAYQQAKNALRGERPAPVNTLNILEPLRQASAVYDRDAHPWIGNLGLYDERIDAEVSNLYRRKLEGVFLPALLRDIESDLSQLDSDDPALGNTLKTYLMFFHADRLDIGTIEGYYAARWERQLPGEAGEQEHLRYHLDQLLARPVPTSVEQNTRVVARARQQLRRIPVPQRLFAQLQNSDLGQTPVDLYQEIGGDTQHLFGMNANDARFRMPFLYTKAGYKELDFDADSPLLASMAKERWIYGSDLSGEDFTEADREKLGEEVKRIYLGEYLQRWQSFVGGFRIRQFKTTSQALEVLSNLSDPIYSPLLAVAEITSDNTRLTPRPELPVDASGVALPVSSTTRRVGGAALGSAAGALRDQYKPNIVDLHFEEVQRITQSEKGRPARVQEYLLAIHQIQEYLTEIDSAPDANEAAFARAKARFGGGGDAIKQLRIKAASAPAPFDRWLTDIANSTWGLVMAKAKAHLNRVWYERVYLSYANTLAGRYPLSSDRDREVPMMEFNQFFKPGGIQQSFVNEYLEPFVDTRNWRIKSVEGQALDLSQRALSQLRRAERIRKTLFAGSGTASYAFRIEPTKLDSSVRLFELELGDQRVLYSHGPKTSKKLTWRGGESNRVRIIFEDLNETVHRKHYEGDWAWYRLLASSDLAVGRSKAQRLVTFSENGRKALFRLTAANVNNPFDRGLLRGYRCPEVL; this is translated from the coding sequence ATGAAACGCTTGCGCGATTTTTTTACCAGCAAATGGGTGGTCGGGCTGATTGGTCTTTTGGCCCTCTCCCTGCTGATTTGGTTTGGGGCGGACTACATCAAATTTGGCAGCGACAATGCCACGCTCTCCCCCACTATCCGCATCATTATTATCGCTTTTATTTTTGCACTCTGGCTGGCCTGGAATCTGAGTCAGTGGTTGGTGGAGCGGCGCCAGAACCAGGCGCTGATTCAGGGTATAGAGGCATCCCAGGAAGTGGCACAGGACCCCGATGAAGCCCATTCCCGCGAGGAACTTGATGCGCTTAGCGGACGCTTCCGCGAGGCTATGGATGTCCTGCGCAATGCCCGCTTCAAATCGGAAAAAGGCAGGGTATCCCTGTATCAGCTGCCCTGGTATGTCATTATCGGCCCTCCCGGTTGTGGTAAGACCACGGCGCTGGTCAATTCCGGGTTGGAATTTCCCCTCGCACAAAGTCACGGTAAGGCAGCACTCGGCGGTGTCGGCGGCACGCGCAATTGTGACTGGTGGTTTACCAATGATGCAGTATTGATTGATACCGCGGGCCGCTACACCAGCCAGGATAGCCACCGGGTGTATGACAACACTGCCTGGCAGGCATTTCTGGGATTACTGAAACGCTACCGCCGCCGCCGTCCCATCAATGGCGCTGTGGTCGCAATCAGCCTGCAGGACCTGATGGTGCAGACAGAAGAGCAGCGGCAGCAGCAGGCAAAAACCATCCGCCAGCGGGTGAATGAACTGCAGCGGGAACTGGGAATCCGCTTTCCCATTTATCTCACCTTTACCAAGTGTGACCTGGTGGCAGGTTTCAGTGAATTTTTTGACAACCTTTCCCAGGCCGAGCGCGAGCAGGTGTGGGGCATCAGTTTCCCGCGCGAGGTGGATGCCACTGCCGGTGCCCGCCTGGATAATTTCAAGTCGGAGTTTGATCAGCTGATTGAGCGGCTCAACCAGCGCGTCCTGTGGCGGGTACACCAGGAGCGCAATATCGAGAAGCGCGCACTGCTTCAGGGCTTTCCGGCGCGAATGGAGAACCTTTCCGGCGTGCTCACCGAGTTTGTCAAACAGTCTTTCGAACCCAACCGCTATGAGACGGTGCCCATGGTGCGGGGGATTTACTTTACCAGCGGCACCCAGGAGGGCAGCCCGGTTGACCGTATGATGGCCTCGGTAACGGCGGACTTTGGCCTGGAGCGCAATGTCGGGCCCAGATTCCAGGGAGCTGGCAAAAGCTTCTTTTTGCATCGCTTACTGAAGGACGTTGTGTTTCCGGAAGCGGAACTGGTCGGTGTCAACCGCAAGATCGAAACAGCCAATCAATGGCTGCGCAGGGGGATCTATGCGGCTTTGGCGATGGTTTTTGTCGGAGCCGTATTCCTCTGGAGCGGCAGTCTCGCTCAGAATACAGTGTCCATGGGCGAAGTGAGCGATCACCTTGCCGCGTATCAACAAGCAAAAAATGCATTGAGGGGTGAAAGGCCGGCACCGGTAAATACACTGAACATACTGGAGCCGTTACGCCAGGCCAGCGCGGTGTACGATCGCGATGCGCACCCCTGGATTGGCAACCTGGGGCTCTACGACGAGCGGATCGATGCGGAGGTGAGCAATCTCTACAGGCGCAAACTCGAAGGTGTCTTTTTACCGGCTTTGTTGCGGGATATCGAGAGTGACCTGAGCCAGCTTGACAGCGATGACCCAGCGCTGGGGAATACCCTCAAGACTTACCTGATGTTCTTTCATGCCGACCGGTTGGATATTGGCACCATAGAGGGCTATTACGCTGCACGCTGGGAGCGCCAGTTACCGGGGGAGGCCGGCGAGCAGGAGCATCTGCGCTACCACCTGGATCAATTGCTGGCGCGGCCTGTACCCACCAGCGTGGAGCAAAACACGCGGGTCGTGGCCCGCGCACGCCAGCAACTGCGACGCATACCCGTACCCCAGCGGCTATTTGCCCAACTGCAAAATTCTGATCTGGGCCAGACCCCGGTGGACCTTTACCAGGAAATAGGCGGCGATACCCAGCATCTCTTCGGGATGAATGCAAATGATGCCCGGTTTCGTATGCCTTTCCTCTACACCAAAGCGGGGTACAAGGAGCTGGACTTCGATGCGGATTCCCCGCTTTTGGCCTCGATGGCGAAAGAGCGCTGGATTTACGGTAGCGATCTCAGTGGAGAGGATTTCACTGAGGCCGACCGGGAGAAACTCGGTGAGGAGGTCAAGCGTATTTACCTGGGGGAATACCTGCAGCGCTGGCAGTCATTTGTGGGTGGATTCCGTATTCGGCAATTCAAGACGACTTCCCAGGCATTGGAAGTGTTGTCAAACCTGTCCGACCCGATTTATTCACCATTGCTTGCGGTTGCGGAAATTACCTCGGATAACACGCGCCTGACACCGCGCCCCGAGTTGCCCGTTGATGCCTCCGGGGTTGCCCTGCCGGTTTCCAGTACCACCCGCAGGGTAGGTGGTGCTGCACTCGGTAGCGCGGCGGGTGCTTTGCGGGATCAGTACAAACCCAATATCGTCGATTTACACTTTGAGGAAGTGCAGCGTATTACCCAGAGTGAGAAGGGGCGGCCAGCCAGGGTTCAGGAATATCTGCTGGCCATTCATCAAATTCAGGAATACCTGACCGAGATTGACAGTGCACCCGATGCGAATGAGGCCGCATTTGCACGGGCCAAGGCGCGGTTTGGCGGAGGAGGCGATGCCATCAAGCAGCTCAGGATCAAGGCCGCCAGTGCCCCGGCGCCATTCGACCGGTGGCTGACCGATATCGCCAACAGCACCTGGGGGTTGGTGATGGCCAAGGCCAAGGCCCATCTCAACCGGGTGTGGTATGAACGGGTTTATCTCAGCTATGCCAACACTTTGGCCGGGCGCTATCCATTGAGCAGTGATCGCGATCGGGAAGTACCGATGATGGAGTTTAACCAGTTCTTTAAGCCGGGCGGCATCCAGCAGTCGTTTGTCAACGAGTATCTGGAACCGTTTGTGGATACCAGAAACTGGCGGATAAAGTCTGTCGAGGGTCAGGCGCTGGACCTGTCCCAGAGGGCGTTATCGCAACTGCGGCGGGCGGAGCGCATCCGCAAGACCCTTTTTGCCGGGAGTGGCACTGCATCCTATGCATTCCGTATTGAACCTACCAAGCTGGATTCCAGTGTGCGCCTGTTTGAACTGGAGCTGGGGGATCAGCGCGTTCTTTACTCCCATGGACCCAAGACCAGTAAGAAACTCACCTGGCGCGGGGGGGAGAGCAACAGGGTCAGGATTATTTTTGAAGATCTGAATGAAACGGTGCATCGGAAACATTATGAGGGGGACTGGGCGTGGTACCGTCTGTTGGCCAGTTCCGATCTGGCAGTCGGGCGCAGCAAGGCGCAACGCCTGGTGACTTTTTCCGAAAACGGTCGCAAGGCGCTGTTCAGGCTGACTGCCGCCAATGTCAACAACCCGTTTGACCGCGGTCTGCTGCGTGGTTATCGATGTCCGGAGGTTCTGTGA
- the tagF gene encoding type VI secretion system-associated protein TagF: MSGIGLFGKLPGHGDFIQRQLPGSFVDVWDAWLQSAVRGSREIMGQQWLDYYLTSPIWHFVHGKGVIDESAWAGILVPSVDSVGRYFPLTIATALSPKVDAFAFLSAARQWYQSLSELAVSALQNRLHVDQLSAAFVSAPEGIGAASECRMQSEVYVASGDVSGVESSYGGLLGQICQRHFSCYSLWWCEGSQHLAPTSLLCPTLPTPESYCAMLGAGDPLPAKHPYP; this comes from the coding sequence GTGAGCGGTATCGGACTCTTTGGCAAACTGCCCGGACACGGCGACTTTATTCAGCGCCAGTTGCCCGGCAGTTTTGTCGATGTGTGGGATGCGTGGTTACAAAGTGCAGTACGCGGTTCCCGAGAAATCATGGGGCAGCAATGGCTGGATTATTATCTGACGAGTCCAATCTGGCACTTCGTGCACGGCAAAGGGGTGATCGATGAAAGCGCCTGGGCGGGTATCCTGGTGCCCAGTGTGGACAGTGTGGGTCGCTACTTTCCCTTGACCATTGCCACGGCGCTGTCACCCAAAGTGGATGCTTTTGCGTTTTTGTCGGCTGCCAGACAATGGTACCAGAGTCTGTCCGAACTGGCGGTCAGTGCGCTGCAAAACCGCTTGCATGTCGATCAGCTGTCTGCAGCGTTTGTCTCTGCTCCGGAAGGTATCGGTGCGGCCAGTGAGTGTCGCATGCAGTCCGAGGTGTATGTTGCCAGCGGCGATGTTAGTGGTGTTGAGAGCAGCTATGGGGGTTTGCTCGGGCAAATCTGCCAGCGGCACTTTTCCTGTTACAGCCTTTGGTGGTGTGAGGGGTCTCAACACCTGGCACCTACCAGCCTGCTGTGCCCGACGCTGCCAACTCCGGAATCCTATTGCGCCATGCTGGGAGCCGGGGACCCACTGCCGGCAAAACATCCGTATCCTTAG
- the tssA gene encoding type VI secretion system protein TssA → MAFPNTVNIEALVAPVSSEKPAGEDIREDRSPTSEYYAIKDARNSARAAERSAMFDDTDADLLAPWRDVAKSAEKILTRKSKDLEVASWFTEALIRLHGFSGLRDGFQLIDRLVEDFWDGLYPLPDEDGIETKVAPLTGLNGDGGDGTLMMPIRSAAITPEGDYGAFSFFQHQQARDADRISDEDAKMARIETLGYSLEAVNQCVNTASDVWAQNLIETIETALGHFGNMNNALRERCGHETPPSTNISSLLDEVLRTARFIYKNQLQSIAQAEAVVQHDAPSSENDSETPVEGGLAGNGFSAPSGPVSSREGALGLLEQAAKYFRTYEPHTPLAPGLERLIGWGRMTVSELMAELLPDEQARLLYSQLTGVRLDGTDKQRYVAPPVTSNSHSPAPAAPEPVPAASGPVSTSDDGWGQPQEETSTGW, encoded by the coding sequence ATGGCATTCCCAAACACGGTAAATATAGAGGCGCTGGTTGCTCCGGTTTCTTCAGAAAAACCCGCCGGTGAGGATATCCGCGAGGATCGTTCACCTACATCAGAGTATTATGCCATCAAGGATGCCCGAAACAGTGCCAGAGCGGCTGAGCGCTCGGCCATGTTCGATGATACGGATGCTGATTTGCTGGCGCCCTGGCGCGATGTGGCCAAGTCCGCAGAAAAAATCCTCACCAGGAAAAGCAAGGATCTGGAGGTTGCCAGCTGGTTCACCGAAGCGCTGATCCGGTTGCACGGATTCAGCGGGTTGCGCGATGGCTTTCAGCTGATTGACCGGTTGGTAGAAGATTTCTGGGATGGCCTCTACCCACTGCCCGACGAAGACGGTATTGAAACCAAAGTGGCACCACTGACCGGCCTCAATGGCGACGGTGGTGATGGCACATTGATGATGCCAATTCGCAGCGCCGCTATTACACCGGAAGGTGATTACGGTGCATTCTCATTCTTTCAGCACCAGCAGGCGCGGGATGCGGACAGAATTTCGGATGAGGATGCAAAAATGGCTCGCATTGAGACCTTGGGCTACAGTCTGGAAGCGGTCAACCAATGTGTCAACACTGCCAGTGACGTCTGGGCACAGAATCTTATTGAGACAATAGAAACCGCCCTGGGGCATTTCGGCAATATGAATAATGCGCTGCGAGAGCGCTGTGGTCATGAGACACCACCGTCAACAAATATTTCCTCGCTTCTGGACGAAGTATTGCGCACGGCGCGCTTTATTTACAAAAACCAGTTGCAGTCGATCGCACAGGCTGAAGCGGTGGTGCAGCATGACGCTCCGTCCAGTGAAAATGACTCCGAAACTCCCGTCGAGGGCGGTCTGGCAGGCAACGGGTTCTCCGCGCCTTCAGGACCTGTGTCCTCGCGAGAGGGTGCACTTGGATTACTGGAGCAGGCCGCGAAGTACTTTCGTACCTACGAGCCGCACACGCCTCTAGCACCGGGTCTGGAAAGGTTGATTGGCTGGGGGCGTATGACGGTTTCTGAATTGATGGCGGAGCTGCTGCCAGATGAGCAGGCGCGTCTGCTTTACTCCCAGTTAACCGGCGTGCGACTCGACGGGACCGATAAACAGCGCTACGTGGCGCCGCCGGTAACCAGTAACAGCCATTCCCCAGCACCAGCAGCTCCCGAGCCGGTGCCAGCGGCCTCTGGGCCAGTGTCCACTTCCGATGACGGCTGGGGGCAACCACAAGAAGAAACCAGCACAGGTTGGTAG
- the tssB gene encoding type VI secretion system contractile sheath small subunit → MSESIHNKLKRVRKPRVHITYDVETNGTEVKKELPFVAGVMGDYSGDNTENRKVLKDRKFVQIDRDNFNDVMTKVNPKLKLQVENTLSGDGSKMAVDLDFKHMDDFSPEQIVEQVEPLKQLLEARSKLRDLLSKADRSEELEKVLEDILKSTENVGAISEQLGLNGDKGEDSE, encoded by the coding sequence ATGTCTGAGAGCATCCACAATAAACTCAAGCGTGTGCGCAAGCCCCGTGTGCATATTACTTACGATGTAGAGACCAATGGCACTGAAGTCAAAAAGGAACTTCCCTTTGTGGCGGGTGTTATGGGTGATTATTCAGGGGATAACACCGAAAATCGCAAGGTGTTGAAGGATCGCAAATTTGTGCAAATAGATCGCGACAACTTCAATGACGTGATGACCAAAGTGAATCCGAAGTTGAAGCTGCAGGTGGAAAATACGCTATCCGGAGACGGCAGCAAAATGGCTGTTGATCTCGATTTCAAACACATGGATGACTTTTCCCCCGAGCAAATCGTTGAACAGGTTGAGCCACTGAAGCAGCTTCTCGAGGCGCGCAGTAAATTGCGTGATCTCCTCAGCAAGGCCGATCGCTCAGAAGAACTGGAAAAAGTGCTTGAGGATATCCTGAAGAGCACGGAAAACGTGGGTGCTATTTCCGAGCAACTGGGCTTAAACGGGGATAAGGGAGAGGACTCAGAATGA
- the tssC gene encoding type VI secretion system contractile sheath large subunit — protein MSTEAENVAESEAEELSVGLLEQAIAATKQTEPQEAQDLLANLTDQVLKGTVTWDRNLTQTIKKAVSAIDTAMSRQLSAILHDSKFQKLEGSWRGLNHLVMNSETGATMKIRMLNLSKRELFRDLDKAVEFDQSQTFKKIYEEEFGTAGGEPYGCMIGDFEFTSHPEDIELLSKMSNVAAAGFCPFIAAAGAGMFGFDDYTELSKPRDLGGIFESAEYIKWRSFRDSDDSRFVTLVMPRTLARTPYGANTKPIEAFNFEEFEVDESGVSRSAEHDQYCWMNASYVMGTTMTRAFAENSWCTAIRGAEGGGKVEGLPSHVFKSDDGDLDQKCPTEIGITDRREAELSAQGFLPLCHYKNTDYSVFFGSQSAQKPKTYDDPDATSNAAISARLPYLMATSRIAHYLKVMARDKVGSFMEASDCERWLNKWIIQYTNSNPDASPEMKAKYPLSEARVEVREIPGQPGCYSAVAYLRPWLQMEELTTSMRMVANIPSAG, from the coding sequence ATGAGTACAGAAGCAGAAAACGTTGCGGAAAGCGAGGCAGAAGAACTGTCTGTGGGTCTGCTGGAGCAGGCGATCGCGGCAACCAAGCAGACAGAACCGCAGGAAGCTCAGGACCTGCTTGCGAATCTCACCGACCAGGTGTTGAAAGGCACCGTGACCTGGGATCGTAACCTGACCCAGACGATTAAAAAAGCGGTCAGTGCCATTGATACCGCGATGTCCAGACAATTGTCCGCGATCCTGCACGATTCCAAATTCCAGAAATTGGAGGGCTCGTGGAGAGGGCTCAACCACCTTGTTATGAACAGTGAGACCGGCGCGACCATGAAAATACGCATGCTCAATCTGAGCAAGCGGGAATTATTCCGGGATCTGGACAAAGCGGTTGAATTTGACCAGAGCCAGACTTTCAAGAAAATTTACGAAGAGGAGTTTGGCACCGCGGGGGGAGAGCCCTATGGCTGTATGATCGGCGACTTTGAGTTTACCAGCCATCCGGAAGATATTGAGCTTTTGAGCAAAATGTCTAACGTTGCCGCAGCGGGTTTCTGTCCGTTTATCGCAGCTGCAGGTGCGGGGATGTTTGGTTTTGATGATTATACCGAACTGTCCAAGCCACGGGACCTGGGCGGTATATTCGAGTCCGCTGAATATATCAAGTGGCGCAGTTTCCGCGACAGTGACGACTCCCGGTTTGTCACTTTGGTAATGCCGCGCACACTGGCCCGCACACCATACGGCGCCAATACCAAGCCGATCGAAGCATTTAACTTCGAGGAATTTGAAGTAGACGAGTCCGGAGTTTCCCGCTCCGCGGAGCACGATCAGTACTGCTGGATGAACGCCTCTTATGTAATGGGCACCACCATGACCAGGGCGTTTGCTGAGAACTCCTGGTGTACAGCGATCCGCGGTGCCGAGGGTGGCGGCAAGGTTGAGGGGTTGCCTTCTCATGTATTCAAGAGCGATGATGGTGACCTGGATCAAAAGTGCCCCACCGAAATCGGTATTACCGATCGCCGGGAGGCAGAGTTGAGTGCACAGGGTTTTCTGCCCCTGTGTCACTACAAGAATACCGACTACTCTGTCTTCTTTGGTTCCCAGAGTGCACAAAAACCCAAGACCTATGATGATCCGGATGCGACCTCAAATGCCGCCATTTCCGCGCGACTTCCCTATCTGATGGCCACTTCCCGTATCGCCCACTACCTGAAGGTCATGGCGCGGGACAAAGTGGGTTCATTTATGGAGGCCAGTGACTGCGAACGCTGGCTGAATAAGTGGATTATTCAATACACCAACTCCAACCCGGATGCGAGCCCGGAAATGAAGGCGAAATACCCACTTTCTGAAGCCCGGGTAGAGGTCAGGGAAATTCCGGGACAGCCCGGTTGCTATAGCGCCGTGGCTTACCTGAGGCCCTGGTTGCAGATGGAGGAATTGACCACGTCCATGCGTATGGTGGCGAATATCCCCTCTGCCGGATAG
- the tssC gene encoding type VI secretion system contractile sheath large subunit: MPCKTANQIAEDHIEVLSGNLARGDQNELRIFLQEPDTLFAFEYWLSEICPCSGKNRFSVRQYLSRMIAELDELICEQVNRIIHHRRFQRLEASWRGLSMLVFNTPHSDNIKIKLLDVNWRDLSKDVQRAPDFDQSGLFHLVYNEEFGTPGGEPFGLLMGDYYISHRPLPEHPYDDVFTLQGIAHTAAAAFAPFVCAASPQLFGVDHFDDLAKPIRFSEVFRQGEYIRWNSLRELEDSRFIAVTLPQVLMREPYSVDFSLYRGLRFEEQVSGLHHRHYLWGNACFALGAVLLREFSEVGWFSHIRGVARDHLGGGLVTQLPVVPYKPDSRPGMVRMSTSILVTDFVERDLSELGFACLSHCYDTPYCAFNSVPSLQKAKQYTSKAATANARISSMLQQILCASRFAHYIKVMIRDKVGAYMNAADCERQLQHWLDLYTTGRDDLSWEMLARYPLREARVKVADEPGKAGSYQSVIHLKSHYTVDHLVSELKLTTALATIGVGAA; encoded by the coding sequence GTGCCTTGTAAGACAGCCAATCAGATAGCGGAAGATCACATAGAAGTACTATCGGGAAATTTGGCCAGGGGGGATCAGAATGAACTTCGGATTTTTTTACAGGAACCGGATACGCTGTTTGCTTTTGAATACTGGTTGAGCGAGATCTGTCCCTGCTCCGGAAAGAACCGTTTTTCTGTTCGCCAGTATCTCAGTCGGATGATCGCGGAGCTGGACGAGCTGATTTGTGAGCAGGTTAACCGGATTATTCACCATCGTCGTTTTCAGCGGCTTGAAGCCAGTTGGCGCGGCTTGTCCATGTTGGTTTTCAATACGCCCCATTCGGACAACATTAAGATAAAGCTACTGGATGTGAACTGGAGGGATCTTAGCAAGGATGTGCAGCGGGCCCCGGATTTTGATCAGTCCGGTCTTTTCCACCTAGTCTACAATGAGGAATTTGGTACCCCGGGTGGGGAGCCTTTTGGCCTCTTAATGGGGGATTACTATATTTCCCACCGCCCATTACCGGAACACCCGTACGATGATGTCTTTACCCTTCAGGGAATAGCACATACAGCGGCCGCCGCATTCGCCCCTTTTGTCTGTGCGGCCAGCCCGCAACTGTTCGGTGTGGACCATTTTGATGACCTTGCAAAGCCGATCCGCTTTTCTGAAGTTTTTCGCCAGGGTGAATATATCCGATGGAACAGTCTTCGCGAGTTGGAAGACAGCCGTTTTATCGCAGTGACTCTGCCACAAGTGTTGATGCGTGAACCTTATAGTGTTGATTTTTCACTATACCGTGGCTTGCGGTTTGAGGAACAGGTTTCGGGTTTGCATCACCGGCACTATTTGTGGGGCAACGCCTGCTTTGCCCTGGGTGCGGTATTGTTGCGGGAATTCAGTGAGGTCGGCTGGTTTTCCCATATCCGCGGAGTTGCCCGAGACCACCTGGGCGGTGGACTGGTAACCCAGTTACCGGTTGTGCCCTACAAGCCCGACAGTCGCCCGGGCATGGTGCGTATGTCCACCTCCATCCTTGTCACCGATTTTGTCGAACGGGATCTCTCTGAGCTGGGCTTTGCCTGTCTGAGCCATTGCTACGATACGCCGTATTGTGCTTTTAACAGCGTTCCCTCGCTGCAAAAAGCCAAGCAGTATACTTCCAAAGCCGCCACTGCAAATGCCAGGATCAGCTCAATGTTGCAGCAGATACTCTGTGCATCGCGCTTTGCCCATTACATCAAGGTAATGATCCGGGACAAGGTGGGCGCTTATATGAATGCGGCGGATTGCGAACGACAATTACAGCACTGGTTGGATCTCTATACGACTGGACGGGATGACCTATCCTGGGAAATGCTCGCCCGTTACCCTCTGCGTGAGGCACGGGTCAAGGTGGCCGACGAACCGGGCAAAGCCGGTAGTTATCAGAGTGTGATCCACCTGAAGAGCCACTATACTGTCGACCATCTTGTATCGGAGCTGAAGCTGACCACGGCGCTGGCCACGATTGGTGTGGGGGCGGCTTAG
- the tssE gene encoding type VI secretion system baseplate subunit TssE: MAKEKRLLAPILDRLLESARKLDMHQSHQILRQLREGVRRDLEYLFNTRYRCISAPDSLRHLQDSNINYGLPDLSTINLSSLDSRKQFCRDIEQTIVHFEPRIRSVKVTTQEKIDMEDPSIRFRVEAVLYVNPASEVIVFDSALNPVTQMVDVSEII, from the coding sequence ATGGCAAAAGAAAAGCGTCTGCTGGCACCGATTTTGGATCGACTGCTGGAATCCGCCCGCAAACTGGATATGCACCAGTCACACCAAATACTGCGGCAATTGAGGGAGGGCGTGCGGCGGGACCTCGAGTACTTATTTAATACGCGTTACCGCTGTATTTCTGCACCAGATAGCCTGAGGCACCTGCAGGACTCCAATATTAATTACGGCCTGCCAGATTTATCCACAATCAATCTATCTTCTCTGGATAGCAGAAAACAGTTTTGCCGAGATATTGAACAAACGATTGTGCATTTTGAGCCGAGGATTCGCTCCGTCAAGGTGACGACACAGGAAAAGATAGATATGGAGGACCCGAGTATACGGTTTCGTGTCGAAGCGGTGTTATATGTCAATCCGGCCTCCGAGGTCATTGTTTTTGATTCTGCGCTGAATCCTGTGACCCAAATGGTCGATGTGTCTGAGATTATATAA